A stretch of the Aegilops tauschii subsp. strangulata cultivar AL8/78 chromosome 4, Aet v6.0, whole genome shotgun sequence genome encodes the following:
- the LOC109747832 gene encoding ferredoxin C 1, chloroplastic: protein MAAASLLHLAASISSPRLHLGHNAAAGLLRRQVRLTAAPPRAHRVTIEHGGESRVVEMEEDENILERALEEGLDVPHDCKLGVCMTCPARLVSGRVDQSDGMLSDDVVAQGYALLCAAYPRSDCTIRVIPEDELLQVQLATAND from the coding sequence ATGGCCGCCGCTTCGCTGCTCCACCTCGCCGCCTCCATCTCCTCCCCGCGCCTCCATCTCGGCCACAACGCCGCCGCCGGCCTGCTCCGCCGGCAGGTCCGCCTGACGGCGGCCCCGCCGCGGGCGCACCGGGTGACGATCGAGCACGGCGGCGAGTCGCGGGTGGTGGAGATGGAGGAGGACGAGAACATCCTGGAGCGCGCGCTGGAGGAGGGGCTGGACGTGCCGCACGACTGCAAGCTCGGGGTGTGCATGACCTGCCCGGCCCGGCTGGTGTCCGGCAGGGTGGACCAGAGCGACGGCATGCTCAGCGACGACGTGGTGGCGCAGGGCTACGCGCTGCTCTGCGCCGCCTACCCGCGCTCCGACTGCACCATCCGCGTCATCCCCGAGGACGAGCTGCTCCAGGTCCAGCTCGCCACCGCCAACGACTGA